In Fimbriiglobus ruber, a single genomic region encodes these proteins:
- a CDS encoding DUF1559 domain-containing protein: MPISSCQRARVGRRAFTLIELLVVIAIIAILIGLLLPAVQKVREAAARMTCSNNIKQIGLAAHNYENTYQKLPGMWFSNKGFATYGNWNERTLFTDLLPFIEQTALYTMGTSSNSTVANDGFVYFSDYVAVTTVKTYLCPSDSTNPTHLDPGSYASGGSPLGTLWGTTGYRANIMVFDPNINKPLINAMPDGLSNTIILAHHVENCNGSNVGWAAANYVDWGVNPYFTGTQHPIPAFGWPTYAANNTARDSSGNYAGAPTGGAPNGNEIGVYIYGYPDFASGNLPFQITPATGNCSPSILTSPHTGAMLVGLGDGSVRTVASGMSSTTWINACNPIDGNVLGSDW, encoded by the coding sequence ATGCCTATTTCCTCCTGCCAACGGGCGCGGGTCGGTCGCCGCGCGTTTACGCTGATCGAATTACTGGTCGTCATCGCGATCATCGCGATCCTGATCGGCCTGCTCCTGCCCGCGGTCCAAAAGGTCCGCGAGGCGGCCGCCCGCATGACGTGTTCGAACAACATCAAGCAGATCGGCCTGGCCGCCCACAACTACGAAAACACGTATCAGAAACTTCCCGGGATGTGGTTCAGCAACAAGGGGTTCGCGACTTACGGGAACTGGAACGAGCGCACTCTGTTCACCGACCTCCTACCGTTCATCGAGCAGACGGCGCTTTACACGATGGGAACGAGTTCGAATTCCACCGTCGCGAACGACGGGTTCGTCTATTTCAGCGACTACGTCGCCGTGACCACCGTCAAAACTTACCTGTGCCCGTCCGACTCGACGAACCCGACGCACCTGGACCCGGGTTCTTACGCCTCCGGCGGGTCGCCACTCGGGACACTGTGGGGCACCACCGGCTACCGGGCCAACATCATGGTGTTCGACCCGAACATCAACAAGCCCCTGATCAACGCGATGCCGGACGGGCTCTCGAACACGATCATCCTCGCCCACCACGTCGAGAACTGTAACGGGTCCAACGTGGGTTGGGCCGCGGCGAATTACGTCGACTGGGGCGTGAACCCTTACTTCACGGGCACCCAGCACCCGATCCCCGCCTTCGGTTGGCCGACGTATGCGGCCAACAATACCGCCCGCGATTCCTCCGGCAACTACGCGGGGGCTCCCACGGGCGGGGCACCGAACGGGAACGAGATCGGGGTTTACATTTACGGCTACCCGGACTTCGCCTCCGGGAACCTGCCGTTCCAGATCACCCCGGCGACCGGCAACTGTAGCCCGTCGATCCTGACCTCGCCCCACACCGGCGCCATGCTCGTCGGTCTCGGGGACGGCAGCGTCCGCACGGTCGCCTCGGGCATGTCGTCAACCACCTGGATCAACGCCTGCAACCCGATCGACGGCAACGTCCTCGGCAGCGACTGGTGA
- the rplI gene encoding 50S ribosomal protein L9, whose amino-acid sequence MAKTTTKAKTKAADKTEKKLPQPKVKKRQQVPKGTHGGTQIVLIEDVQHLGKQGDLVEVKAGYARNYLLPNSLAVIPTAHNLKLLERYKIKVQKARDAKVADLKVLAEQISRLTSLTIEANATEDGHLYGSIGPIEISKTLKGKNLMVEHEMVKLEHHIKEANTLTEVPLSLGYGIEAKIQVLVVALQQTPPKK is encoded by the coding sequence ATGGCCAAAACGACCACCAAGGCCAAGACCAAGGCCGCCGACAAGACGGAAAAGAAGTTACCGCAGCCGAAGGTGAAGAAGCGGCAGCAGGTGCCGAAGGGCACCCACGGCGGCACCCAGATCGTGTTGATCGAGGACGTGCAGCACCTCGGCAAGCAAGGCGACCTCGTCGAGGTCAAGGCCGGGTACGCCCGGAACTACCTCCTGCCGAACAGCCTGGCCGTGATCCCGACCGCCCACAACCTGAAGTTGCTGGAGCGGTACAAGATCAAGGTCCAGAAGGCCCGCGACGCCAAGGTCGCGGACCTCAAGGTTCTCGCCGAACAGATCAGCCGGCTCACCAGCCTCACGATCGAGGCGAACGCGACCGAGGATGGCCACCTGTACGGCTCGATCGGCCCGATCGAGATCAGCAAGACCCTCAAGGGCAAGAACCTGATGGTCGAGCACGAAATGGTCAAGCTCGAACACCACATCAAGGAAGCCAACACCCTGACCGAAGTCCCGCTGTCCCTCGGGTACGGGATCGAGGCCAAGATCCAGGTGCTGGTCGTCGCCCTGCAACAGACCCCGCCCAAGAAGTAA
- a CDS encoding single-stranded DNA-binding protein — MANLNKVILIGRLTRDPETRAFANGGMVASFGFAVTNRRKNSQTGQWEDDPMFIDAEAFNRGEFGKLADIVRDRCRKGSQVMIEGKLHLDRWDDKTTGQKRSKHKIVVDNLQLLDPRTGGGTRWAGVAAATKRWTPRRDRPPTAGRSARPRRPGGVGRPSNRTITATRATSRFNSEDPARAGHKLPTRGYS; from the coding sequence GTGGCGAACCTGAACAAAGTGATCCTGATCGGCCGGCTCACCCGCGACCCGGAAACCCGCGCCTTCGCGAACGGCGGCATGGTAGCGTCGTTCGGCTTTGCGGTGACCAACCGCCGCAAGAATAGTCAGACAGGTCAGTGGGAAGACGACCCGATGTTCATCGACGCGGAAGCGTTCAACCGCGGTGAATTCGGCAAGCTGGCCGATATTGTTCGCGACCGCTGCCGCAAGGGCTCGCAGGTGATGATCGAAGGCAAGTTGCACCTCGACCGGTGGGACGACAAGACGACCGGCCAGAAGCGGTCCAAGCACAAGATCGTCGTCGACAACCTCCAACTCCTCGACCCGCGGACCGGCGGGGGGACCCGATGGGCGGGGGTGGCGGCGGCGACGAAGAGATGGACGCCCCGCCGCGACCGCCCGCCAACCGCGGGTCGTTCGGCCCGCCCCCGAAGACCGGGGGGAGTCGGCCGCCCGTCGAACAGGACGATCACGGCGACCAGGGCGACATCCCGTTTTAATTCCGAAGATCCCGCGCGGGCCGGTCACAAGCTCCCGACCCGCGGATACTCCTAA
- the rpsF gene encoding 30S ribosomal protein S6: MSVELYETLFLLDSTKLSTDPDGVKGQLHTTLERYGAEIVVSRPWDDRKLAYPIKKQKKGAFHIVYYKMDSLKQRELERDLAINESVLRQMTLNVDPKWAEAILDVAKNDTGAAFAVRGMQDETAPTDVTPNLGDGVEMDGIPAGISGGGFGGGGGGGPRRRRDGDKPE, translated from the coding sequence ATGTCTGTAGAACTGTACGAAACGCTCTTCCTGCTCGACTCCACCAAGCTCTCCACCGACCCGGACGGGGTCAAGGGCCAGCTCCACACCACGCTGGAGCGGTACGGGGCGGAGATCGTGGTCAGCCGCCCGTGGGACGACCGGAAGTTGGCGTACCCGATCAAGAAGCAGAAGAAGGGCGCCTTCCACATCGTTTATTACAAGATGGACAGCCTGAAACAGCGGGAACTGGAACGCGACCTTGCCATCAACGAAAGTGTTCTGCGGCAGATGACGTTGAACGTCGACCCGAAGTGGGCCGAAGCGATTCTGGACGTCGCCAAGAACGACACCGGCGCGGCCTTCGCGGTCCGCGGGATGCAGGACGAAACCGCCCCGACGGACGTCACCCCGAACCTGGGTGACGGGGTGGAGATGGACGGCATCCCGGCCGGCATCAGCGGCGGCGGCTTCGGCGGTGGTGGCGGCGGCGGACCCCGCCGGCGTCGCGACGGCGATAAGCCCGAGTAA